Proteins from one Arthrobacter sp. Soc17.1.1.1 genomic window:
- a CDS encoding SRPBCC family protein yields the protein MTEAAGSAVNRVITAPPEAVFDAWVTPATLSRWWGGREIEVPLDSIAMDVRPGGTWKATMILGEDMPAFHWRGEFLEVDRPRRLVLTMTDEPGEDRELLSVALTAVDGGTELRFTQTGGHLSPEQYEGTAAGWQLAFDEMDTVLAASPHPGP from the coding sequence ATGACCGAAGCAGCAGGCTCCGCCGTCAACCGCGTTATCACAGCACCGCCCGAGGCAGTCTTCGACGCCTGGGTGACTCCCGCGACCCTCTCCCGATGGTGGGGCGGCCGGGAGATCGAAGTGCCCCTCGACTCCATCGCCATGGACGTCCGTCCCGGGGGCACCTGGAAGGCCACCATGATCCTGGGCGAGGACATGCCCGCGTTCCATTGGCGGGGGGAGTTCCTCGAGGTCGACCGCCCACGCCGGCTCGTGCTCACCATGACGGACGAACCCGGCGAGGACCGTGAACTGCTCAGCGTGGCGCTCACCGCGGTGGACGGCGGCACCGAGCTGCGGTTCACCCAGACCGGAGGCCATCTCTCGCCTGAGCAGTACGAGGGGACCGCAGCGGGCTGGCAGCTGGCCTTCGACGAGATGGACACGGTCCTGGCGGCGTCGCCCCACCCGGGTCCCTGA
- a CDS encoding HD domain-containing protein, translating to MHLHDFIAPATPAAAAALELAASHHTPAVLNHVVRSWLWAEAFARVEDRRDIDHELLYTSAILHDIGLVPAYDNVALSYEEAGGHVAVALTAGAGWAPERRRRALEVIVRHNWPSVDPALDVEGYLLEIATGLDISGARADVLPDGLVREVLAAYPRLTLGEEFTASVTDQAGRKPATAAQRIVQGGVAAKLAHHPLETIAGS from the coding sequence ATGCATCTGCACGACTTCATCGCGCCCGCCACACCGGCAGCCGCGGCCGCACTGGAGCTCGCGGCCTCCCACCACACACCCGCCGTCCTCAACCACGTGGTGCGGTCGTGGCTCTGGGCGGAGGCGTTCGCGCGGGTCGAGGACCGGCGGGACATCGATCACGAACTGCTGTACACCTCCGCGATCCTGCATGACATCGGGCTGGTCCCCGCCTACGACAACGTGGCGCTGTCCTACGAGGAGGCGGGCGGGCACGTCGCCGTCGCCCTGACCGCCGGTGCCGGCTGGGCACCCGAACGACGACGTCGTGCACTCGAGGTGATCGTCCGTCACAACTGGCCCTCGGTGGACCCGGCGCTGGACGTCGAGGGATACCTGCTGGAGATCGCCACGGGACTGGACATCAGCGGCGCCCGGGCGGACGTCCTGCCGGACGGCCTGGTGCGCGAGGTGCTGGCCGCCTACCCCCGCCTAACCCTCGGCGAGGAGTTCACGGCGAGCGTGACGGACCAGGCAGGGCGCAAGCCCGCGACCGCGGCCCAGCGGATCGTCCAGGGAGGGGTCGCCGCGAAACTGGCACACCACCCGCTGGAGACGATCGCGGGCTCCTGA
- a CDS encoding SDR family NAD(P)-dependent oxidoreductase, which produces MTTTLITGANKSLGLETARRLIDAGHTVYAGMRDAANGDAARGLGAHVVELDVLDQASVDAALGTLPALDVLINNAGILGTSYGVDDLTPEAMQGVLETNVVGIVRVTQAALPLLQASHQPVIVNVASGVGWPRSLSTEGSDEFAVPVIPYAASKAAVIALTVQYAKNLPSFRVNVSDPGYTATDFNGHGGHQTVTEGTDATVALALVGADGPTGEFHNRFGRIAY; this is translated from the coding sequence ATGACAACAACACTAATCACCGGGGCCAACAAGAGCCTCGGCCTCGAAACAGCCCGCCGCCTGATCGATGCCGGCCACACCGTCTACGCAGGGATGCGCGACGCGGCGAACGGGGACGCCGCCCGCGGACTCGGGGCGCACGTCGTCGAGCTGGACGTCCTGGACCAGGCGAGCGTCGACGCGGCGCTCGGCACCCTCCCGGCCCTCGACGTCCTGATCAACAACGCGGGGATCCTCGGCACCTCCTACGGCGTCGACGACCTCACCCCGGAGGCCATGCAGGGCGTGCTCGAGACCAACGTGGTGGGCATCGTCCGGGTCACGCAGGCGGCACTGCCCCTGCTGCAGGCGTCGCACCAGCCGGTGATCGTGAACGTCGCCTCGGGCGTGGGCTGGCCCCGCAGCCTGTCCACCGAGGGCTCGGACGAATTCGCCGTCCCGGTCATCCCCTACGCGGCGTCGAAGGCGGCCGTGATCGCGCTCACCGTCCAGTACGCGAAGAACCTGCCGTCGTTCCGCGTCAATGTCAGCGACCCCGGCTACACGGCGACCGACTTCAACGGCCACGGCGGGCACCAGACGGTGACGGAGGGCACGGACGCGACGGTCGCCCTCGCTCTGGTCGGCGCGGACGGGCCGACCGGGGAGTTCCACAACCGGTTCGGGCGGATCGCCTACTGA
- a CDS encoding DUF4193 domain-containing protein: MATDYDAPRVREEDQPANESLDAIQAQRSATSQTAVIDTEDVDTAEGFDLPGAILDEELQVLVVPVQEDEFTCMSCFLVHHRTQLAREKNGDKYCTECEG, from the coding sequence ATGGCAACCGACTACGACGCACCGCGCGTCCGCGAAGAGGACCAGCCCGCCAACGAGTCGCTCGATGCGATCCAGGCCCAGCGCAGCGCCACCTCGCAGACGGCAGTGATCGACACCGAGGACGTCGATACCGCCGAAGGCTTCGACCTGCCGGGCGCGATCCTCGACGAGGAACTGCAGGTACTGGTCGTCCCCGTGCAGGAGGACGAGTTCACGTGTATGTCCTGCTTCCTCGTCCACCACCGCACCCAGCTCGCCCGCGAGAAGAACGGCGACAAGTACTGCACCGAGTGCGAGGGCTGA
- a CDS encoding AAA family ATPase produces the protein MTVHQGLVIGKFYPPHVGHRHLIATAAAASTKLAVVVLGNRFENISVEDRVKWLAAEFDGTDVTIIGMPDDCPEDYASKAIWKAHDELMRIALKVKGITTVDAVFSSEEYGKELAADFSAEHVMVDNARTAYPVSGTLCRDDLTAAWRNIIKPARQDMAVRIILVGAESTGTSTLTRALTEHYRAQYPELVDVPEFGRQYTYDKLAAAQADDPDTVLSDLVWTFEDFAVIGERQNEMENEAAARCPLVIADTDSLATTLWERYYIGDGSHGSYRALDQLPHRDLYLITDHEGVDFEDDGWREGEHRRAEMTEWFKEELTAAGHSWILVTGDHKGRLDTATEIIDLIIAQRNRFTSPPWARRTVLAGDR, from the coding sequence ATGACCGTCCACCAGGGACTCGTCATCGGGAAGTTCTACCCTCCCCACGTCGGCCACCGGCACCTCATCGCCACCGCCGCCGCGGCGAGCACGAAGCTCGCCGTCGTCGTCCTCGGCAACCGCTTCGAGAACATCTCGGTCGAGGACCGGGTGAAGTGGCTCGCCGCGGAATTCGACGGGACCGACGTGACCATCATCGGGATGCCGGACGACTGCCCCGAGGACTACGCGTCCAAGGCGATCTGGAAGGCGCACGACGAGCTGATGCGCATCGCTCTCAAGGTCAAGGGCATCACCACCGTCGACGCCGTCTTCAGCTCCGAGGAGTACGGCAAGGAGCTGGCCGCTGACTTCAGCGCCGAGCACGTCATGGTCGACAACGCCCGCACCGCCTACCCCGTCAGCGGGACCCTGTGCCGCGACGATCTCACGGCGGCCTGGCGGAACATCATCAAGCCGGCCCGACAGGACATGGCCGTGCGCATCATCCTCGTCGGCGCCGAATCCACCGGCACCAGTACGCTCACCCGGGCCCTCACCGAGCACTACCGGGCCCAGTACCCCGAGCTCGTCGACGTCCCCGAGTTCGGCCGCCAGTACACCTACGACAAGCTCGCCGCCGCGCAGGCCGACGACCCCGACACCGTGCTCTCCGACCTCGTCTGGACCTTCGAGGACTTCGCGGTCATCGGGGAACGACAGAACGAGATGGAGAACGAGGCGGCCGCGCGGTGCCCGCTGGTCATCGCCGACACCGACAGCCTCGCGACGACCCTGTGGGAGCGGTACTACATCGGCGACGGCAGCCACGGCTCCTACCGGGCGCTGGACCAGCTGCCGCACCGCGACCTCTACCTCATCACCGACCACGAGGGCGTCGACTTCGAGGACGACGGCTGGCGCGAGGGCGAGCACCGCAGGGCCGAGATGACCGAATGGTTCAAGGAGGAGCTCACTGCCGCCGGCCACTCCTGGATCCTCGTCACCGGCGACCACAAGGGGCGCCTGGACACCGCGACTGAGATCATCGACCTGATCATCGCCCAGCGCAACCGCTTCACCTCCCCACCCTGGGCCAGGCGCACGGTACTGGCAGGAGACCGATGA
- the rsfS gene encoding ribosome silencing factor: MSATEESISIARTAAHAAADKIAQDITAIDVSDRLAITDVFLIASAPSERQVNAIVDGIEEELSKQGLKPVRREGRSEGRWVLLDYAQVVVHVQHEEDRVFYALDRLWKDCPSVDLQLEGALQSSPQVAASDDAE, from the coding sequence GTGAGCGCTACCGAAGAGTCCATCAGCATCGCCCGCACGGCGGCCCACGCCGCAGCGGACAAGATCGCACAGGACATCACCGCCATCGACGTCAGCGACCGGCTCGCCATCACCGACGTCTTCCTGATCGCATCGGCGCCGAGCGAGCGCCAGGTCAACGCGATCGTCGACGGCATCGAGGAGGAACTCTCGAAGCAGGGCCTCAAGCCGGTCCGGCGTGAAGGGCGCAGCGAGGGCCGCTGGGTCCTGCTCGACTACGCCCAGGTGGTCGTCCACGTACAGCACGAGGAGGACCGCGTCTTCTACGCCCTCGACCGGCTCTGGAAGGACTGCCCGTCCGTCGACCTCCAGCTCGAGGGTGCGCTGCAGAGCTCGCCCCAGGTCGCGGCGTCCGACGACGCCGAGTGA
- a CDS encoding NUDIX hydrolase — translation MSTEEEQFLRDYEPKEYPSVALTVDLVVFAVTDSILHGAFVRRGGHPFKGALALPGGFVEPDEDALQAAWRELEEETGLDLGSHRAHVEQLATFSSPKRDPRMRVVSVAHLALLATDGRTLPELNPGSDASAAHWQPAHEVLADEELAFDHRDILTAALERLAGKIEYTLTAAKLVPEEFALYQLRHVYEAVWNTAKLDAGNFTRKMSGALNDTGKKLTRSKGAPASVFTVKDEYLSPPLVRPSAGAQ, via the coding sequence ATGAGCACCGAAGAAGAGCAGTTCCTCAGGGACTACGAGCCCAAGGAGTACCCCTCCGTCGCGCTGACCGTGGACCTGGTCGTCTTCGCGGTGACCGACAGCATCCTCCACGGGGCGTTCGTCCGCCGCGGCGGCCACCCGTTCAAGGGCGCCCTGGCCCTGCCCGGAGGATTCGTCGAGCCCGACGAGGACGCCCTCCAGGCTGCCTGGCGCGAGCTCGAGGAGGAGACGGGACTGGACCTCGGTTCGCACCGCGCGCACGTCGAGCAGCTCGCCACGTTCAGCTCCCCGAAGCGGGACCCGCGCATGCGCGTCGTCTCCGTCGCCCACCTGGCGCTGCTCGCCACTGACGGCCGGACCCTGCCGGAGCTGAACCCCGGAAGCGATGCCAGTGCCGCGCACTGGCAACCCGCCCATGAGGTGCTCGCCGACGAGGAGCTGGCGTTCGATCACCGGGACATCCTCACCGCCGCCCTCGAGCGCCTCGCCGGGAAGATCGAGTACACGCTCACCGCCGCGAAGCTCGTCCCCGAGGAGTTCGCTCTCTACCAGCTGCGCCACGTCTACGAGGCGGTCTGGAACACCGCGAAGCTCGACGCCGGCAACTTCACCCGCAAGATGAGCGGAGCCCTGAACGACACAGGGAAGAAGCTCACCCGCTCGAAGGGCGCGCCGGCCTCCGTGTTCACCGTGAAGGACGAATACCTCAGCCCACCCCTGGTGCGGCCCTCGGCGGGTGCCCAGTGA
- a CDS encoding helix-turn-helix transcriptional regulator — MSAENEFASVLRSWRERLTPREVGLPAGAGRRSVGLRREELASLANISVDYVVRLEQGRATHPSPQLLGALAVALRLSDSERDHLYRAAGAAPPSGQVPRHISPGVQRIVDRLGDVPLAVFSVAHDILLWNPLWAALNGDPSALTGLERNLVWRHFTSGHEGTEFDDRHADDFASDLAADLRTAVGRYPNDAELGRLVAGLRAASAEFERRWAEARVAEHRSSRKTVTGTPAGPISVDCDVLTVPGSDLRVVVYTVVPGSEDEARLDLLRVTGLQNLATTPSAST; from the coding sequence GTGAGCGCCGAGAACGAATTCGCCAGTGTGCTCAGGTCCTGGCGTGAGCGGTTGACGCCCCGGGAGGTCGGGCTTCCTGCAGGTGCCGGTCGCAGGAGCGTGGGGCTCCGGCGCGAGGAACTCGCGTCCCTCGCGAACATCAGTGTCGACTACGTGGTGCGGCTGGAACAGGGGCGGGCCACCCATCCCTCGCCGCAGCTCCTCGGCGCGCTCGCCGTCGCCCTGCGGCTGTCCGACAGCGAGCGGGACCACCTCTACCGGGCCGCCGGCGCCGCGCCGCCGTCGGGCCAGGTGCCCCGGCACATCTCGCCCGGCGTGCAGCGGATCGTCGACCGCCTGGGGGACGTCCCGCTGGCCGTCTTCAGCGTCGCGCACGACATCCTGCTGTGGAACCCGCTCTGGGCGGCCCTCAACGGCGACCCCTCCGCGCTGACCGGGCTCGAACGGAACCTCGTCTGGCGTCATTTCACCTCCGGCCACGAGGGTACGGAGTTCGACGACCGGCACGCCGACGACTTCGCGAGCGACCTCGCCGCCGATTTGCGCACCGCGGTGGGACGCTACCCGAACGACGCCGAACTGGGGCGGCTCGTCGCGGGGCTCCGGGCGGCGTCGGCGGAGTTCGAACGGCGCTGGGCGGAAGCGCGGGTCGCCGAGCACCGCTCGAGCCGGAAGACCGTCACGGGTACTCCCGCCGGCCCGATCAGTGTCGACTGCGACGTCCTCACCGTGCCGGGAAGCGATCTGCGCGTCGTCGTCTACACCGTGGTCCCCGGTTCCGAGGACGAGGCCAGACTCGACCTGCTGCGGGTCACCGGCCTCCAGAACCTGGCGACAACTCCGAGTGCCTCGACCTGA
- a CDS encoding histidine phosphatase family protein, with protein sequence MTRYPHADPAARRIIFWRHGRTEWNRSGLFQGQEDIDLDETGREQAARAAEVLVTRQPALIVSSDLRRAADTAAALAELSGVAVSFDERLRETDAGQWQGLSFAEIDERFAEDNAAWRGGDPDVRAGGAENRMDVGDRMLAAVTDAVARIEPAETLVVVSHGGSIRAALAALMGLPPQRWGSLAGLSNCHWSEVHEVVGRADALFSWQLTEHNVGLGSLPVEPMEG encoded by the coding sequence GTGACGCGGTACCCCCACGCCGACCCCGCCGCCCGCCGCATCATCTTCTGGCGGCACGGCCGCACGGAGTGGAATCGCTCCGGCCTGTTCCAGGGCCAGGAGGACATCGACCTGGACGAGACGGGCCGGGAGCAGGCGGCGCGGGCGGCCGAGGTGCTGGTCACCCGGCAGCCCGCCCTGATCGTCTCGTCCGACCTGCGGCGCGCGGCTGACACCGCTGCCGCGCTCGCGGAGCTCAGCGGCGTGGCCGTGTCCTTCGACGAGCGTCTCCGCGAGACGGACGCCGGGCAGTGGCAGGGCCTGTCCTTCGCCGAGATCGACGAGAGGTTCGCCGAGGACAACGCGGCCTGGCGCGGGGGCGACCCCGACGTGCGTGCAGGCGGCGCGGAGAACCGGATGGACGTCGGGGATCGCATGCTCGCCGCGGTGACCGATGCGGTCGCCCGCATCGAACCCGCGGAGACACTCGTGGTGGTCAGCCACGGTGGGTCGATCAGGGCCGCCCTGGCGGCGCTCATGGGGTTGCCGCCCCAGCGGTGGGGTTCCCTCGCCGGGCTGTCCAACTGTCACTGGTCCGAGGTCCACGAGGTGGTGGGCAGGGCCGACGCCCTCTTCTCGTGGCAGCTGACCGAGCACAATGTGGGTCTCGGCTCGCTGCCGGTGGAGCCCATGGAAGGCTGA
- a CDS encoding pyridoxal phosphate-dependent decarboxylase family protein: MSAPEDRYSDALAAAHRHTRQWLESQDDRRVGPSLTAAELAAEFGGPLPQDGTPAADVVDQLATKADPGLMAMPSGRFFGWVIGGALPAALAADWLVSAWDQNSALRFASPATAAIEEAAGAWLLDLLGLPRSADVGFTTGATMANFTGLAAARWRLMTDAGWDLDADGLAGGPRIRCFVGKERHDTIDLGLRHLGLGRPTVVPVDRQGRIDPAELDCALDLALTGSGHSGSGPSGRTPLLVCLQAGNLHSGAFDPFREAIAVAKSHGAWVHVDGAFGLWAAAVPELADLTAGVAGADSWGTDAHKTLNVPYDCGVTVVRDTVALRAAMGFHTDYLMHEVTGPADPFETVPELSRRARGVPVWAALKSLGRDGVADQVRRLVLHARRLAEELADLEGVEVLNDVSYTQVSLAFGDDATTRAVTARIIADGRVWMSGSRWQDRDILRISVSNWSTDDDDAALAVRAVRDALTAVRG; encoded by the coding sequence ATGTCAGCACCGGAGGATCGGTACAGTGACGCCTTGGCCGCAGCGCACCGGCACACGCGGCAGTGGCTGGAGAGCCAGGACGACCGGCGTGTCGGCCCCAGCCTGACTGCCGCGGAGCTCGCGGCGGAGTTCGGCGGTCCGCTGCCGCAGGACGGGACCCCAGCCGCCGACGTGGTGGACCAGCTCGCCACGAAGGCGGATCCCGGACTGATGGCGATGCCCTCCGGACGGTTCTTCGGCTGGGTCATCGGCGGGGCCCTGCCCGCGGCGCTGGCCGCCGACTGGCTGGTCAGCGCGTGGGACCAGAACTCGGCACTCCGCTTCGCGAGCCCTGCCACGGCGGCCATCGAGGAGGCCGCCGGTGCGTGGCTGCTCGACCTCCTGGGCCTCCCCCGGAGTGCCGACGTCGGTTTCACCACCGGCGCGACGATGGCCAACTTCACGGGCCTGGCCGCCGCGCGGTGGCGCCTGATGACCGACGCCGGCTGGGACCTGGATGCCGACGGCCTTGCCGGCGGCCCCCGCATCCGCTGCTTCGTGGGCAAGGAGCGGCACGACACGATCGATCTGGGCCTCCGGCATCTGGGACTGGGCCGGCCCACGGTGGTGCCCGTCGACCGGCAGGGCCGCATCGACCCGGCAGAACTGGACTGCGCCCTGGATCTCGCCCTGACCGGTTCCGGGCACAGTGGATCCGGCCCATCGGGCCGCACCCCGCTGCTGGTCTGCCTGCAGGCCGGCAACCTGCACTCCGGCGCCTTCGATCCTTTCAGGGAGGCGATCGCCGTGGCCAAGTCCCACGGTGCCTGGGTCCACGTGGACGGTGCCTTCGGCTTGTGGGCCGCCGCCGTACCGGAACTGGCCGACCTGACGGCGGGGGTGGCGGGCGCGGACTCCTGGGGTACCGACGCGCACAAGACGCTGAACGTGCCGTACGACTGCGGGGTCACGGTGGTCCGCGACACCGTCGCGCTGCGCGCTGCCATGGGCTTCCACACCGACTACCTCATGCACGAGGTGACCGGCCCTGCCGATCCCTTCGAGACCGTCCCGGAGTTGTCGCGGCGCGCCCGCGGGGTGCCGGTGTGGGCGGCGCTCAAGTCGCTGGGTCGGGACGGCGTCGCCGACCAGGTCCGGCGCCTGGTGCTCCACGCGCGTCGGCTCGCGGAGGAGTTGGCCGATCTGGAGGGCGTGGAGGTGCTCAACGACGTCTCCTACACCCAGGTGTCGCTGGCGTTCGGCGACGATGCCACCACGCGGGCAGTGACCGCACGGATCATCGCCGACGGTCGGGTGTGGATGTCCGGTTCACGATGGCAGGACCGGGACATCCTCCGGATCTCGGTGAGCAACTGGAGCACGGACGACGACGACGCGGCACTCGCCGTCCGCGCGGTGAGGGATGCGCTCACGGCGGTCCGGGGCTAG
- the nadD gene encoding nicotinate-nucleotide adenylyltransferase, which produces MGGTFDPIHHGHLVAASEVASVFDLDEVVFVPTGQPWQKADKDVTAGEHRYLMTVIATASNPSFTVSRVDIERPGPTFTIDTLRDLKAQRPDAQLFFITGADAMAQILTWKDAEELWSLAHFIGVTRPGHELNGRGRDVSLLEVPAMAISSTDCRRRVGEGKPVWYLVPDGVVQYIAKHRLYRSEAPPEDGLTTGADDEEVLPAEGKHAGNPRSVQQPTG; this is translated from the coding sequence ATGGGTGGCACCTTCGATCCGATCCACCACGGCCACCTCGTCGCTGCGAGCGAGGTGGCCTCGGTGTTCGACCTCGACGAGGTGGTGTTCGTCCCCACGGGCCAGCCCTGGCAGAAGGCCGACAAGGACGTGACCGCGGGGGAGCACCGTTACCTCATGACCGTCATTGCGACGGCGTCCAATCCCAGCTTCACGGTGAGCCGCGTGGACATCGAGCGCCCCGGGCCCACCTTCACGATCGACACCCTGCGCGACCTGAAGGCACAGCGGCCCGACGCGCAGCTGTTCTTCATCACCGGTGCCGACGCGATGGCCCAGATCCTCACCTGGAAGGACGCGGAGGAACTGTGGTCGCTCGCGCACTTCATCGGGGTCACCCGGCCCGGCCACGAGCTGAACGGGCGTGGGCGCGACGTCAGCCTGCTGGAGGTGCCCGCCATGGCCATCTCGAGCACCGACTGCCGCCGCCGTGTGGGTGAGGGCAAGCCGGTCTGGTACCTGGTGCCGGACGGCGTCGTCCAGTACATCGCCAAGCACCGGCTCTACCGGAGCGAGGCACCGCCCGAGGACGGACTCACCACGGGCGCCGACGACGAGGAAGTCCTTCCCGCAGAAGGGAAGCACGCGGGCAATCCCCGCTCCGTACAACAACCAACTGGGTGA
- the pnuC gene encoding nicotinamide riboside transporter PnuC codes for MNAVLEWMNSPAAQLLGAPVSWIEVIGFVTGAACVYGVARQRAWNWPVGIVNNIAFMILFLGAGLYGETVLQAVFAAVAVYGWYNWIRGARDTEVTGDLPIRDATRHEILAGLGAVVLATVGIAMILTHGTDSQVPWPDAFVLAASLLATYGQARKVFQHWYVWIGIDLVSIPLYFSRGLNLTAILYIGFTALCVYGLIDWKRTRTARTTPATETGKVPA; via the coding sequence ATGAACGCAGTACTGGAGTGGATGAACTCGCCGGCGGCACAGCTGCTCGGAGCACCCGTCAGCTGGATCGAAGTGATCGGTTTCGTCACCGGCGCCGCCTGTGTCTACGGCGTCGCGCGGCAGCGGGCCTGGAACTGGCCGGTCGGCATCGTCAACAACATCGCGTTCATGATCCTCTTCCTAGGCGCCGGACTCTACGGGGAGACTGTTCTGCAGGCCGTGTTCGCCGCCGTCGCGGTCTACGGCTGGTACAACTGGATCCGCGGGGCCAGGGACACCGAGGTGACCGGCGACCTGCCCATCCGCGACGCGACCCGCCACGAGATCCTCGCCGGCCTGGGAGCCGTGGTCCTTGCCACCGTCGGGATCGCGATGATCCTCACGCATGGCACCGATTCCCAGGTCCCGTGGCCGGACGCCTTCGTCCTCGCCGCCTCCCTGCTGGCCACCTACGGGCAGGCCAGGAAGGTCTTCCAGCACTGGTACGTCTGGATCGGCATCGACCTGGTGTCCATCCCGCTCTACTTCTCCCGCGGCCTGAACCTCACCGCCATCCTCTACATCGGCTTCACGGCCCTCTGCGTCTACGGCCTCATCGACTGGAAGCGCACCCGCACCGCCCGGACCACCCCCGCCACCGAGACCGGGAAGGTGCCGGCATGA